From the Drosophila simulans strain w501 chromosome 2L, Prin_Dsim_3.1, whole genome shotgun sequence genome, the window GACAACTACCAGAGGAGGTACATCCCCGCACGCGGAGATCTGATCTTGGGCATTGTGCGAGCCAAGTCGGGCGATATATACCGCGTGGACATCGGAGCAGCGGACACAGCCTCCATATCGTATCTCGCCTTTGAGGCGGCTACCAAGAAGAATCGCCCGGATTTGATCCCCGGCGATCTGATCTACGCGAGAGTCCTGAATGCCAGCGCAGACATTGAACCGGAGCTGGTCTGCGTCAACtcggtgggcaaacgtggcaAACTGGGCGTCCTCACCGAAGGATTCTTCTTCAAGTGTAGCCTGAATCTGGGCAGGATGTTGCTGCGGGAAAACTGCCCCGTTCTCGCCGCTCTAACCCGGGAAATGCCCTACGA encodes:
- the LOC6730595 gene encoding exosome complex component RRP40, whose protein sequence is MSATNTIVMPGERIAAIEELAKSKRVILGPGLRRLDDTVVASKAGPLRHKEPGTFWVDNYQRRYIPARGDLILGIVRAKSGDIYRVDIGAADTASISYLAFEAATKKNRPDLIPGDLIYARVLNASADIEPELVCVNSVGKRGKLGVLTEGFFFKCSLNLGRMLLRENCPVLAALTREMPYEIAVGVNGRIWVKAHSLKETVALANAISALEQSGCAEIDKICGNLGDYLQT